In Pseudoliparis swirei isolate HS2019 ecotype Mariana Trench chromosome 2, NWPU_hadal_v1, whole genome shotgun sequence, the following are encoded in one genomic region:
- the LOC130200261 gene encoding N-myc-interactor-like isoform X1: MADICSDRPVNGTEDGGLEEEAREYEEAKKELETWKSKAEKAADVKAKLILEKLDEDEAKAEAQQEMLACVKKQEESQKEFTQSMNTVTDELLLLGERRQDLLNKLKKCQAALEAKRAESRKLTQKFNIHVQIPDTEVEFRARSKEESDDDDSQPIRGVFGISQRPTVLLQEGQALITFEEEKVASKILMIAKCSVPCENITLDVKPKRITMDPAVKFEIHLDVSRKELKVSNIPTSMPEERMKERLEMSFSRKSRGGGEVDGVEYDRNNGTGQITFLHPGVAESLALRGRYLVDLDSEVNVQVGPIYKHQLCKFQTFCGSPKRTILLEDIKDMGEEDDLQDHLEIHFQKPSNYGGEIESIQYNSGGKALQAFFSEDLPPTAAR; encoded by the exons ATGGCCGACATCTGCAGTGACCGCCCGGTTAATGGCACG GaggatggaggtctggaggaggaagcCAGAGAATATGAGGAGGCCAAGAAAGAACTGGAGACATGGAAG TCTAAAGCAGAGAAAGCCGCTGATGTGAAAGCCAAGCTGATCTTGGAAAAACTGGACGAAGATGAAGCCAAGGCAGAGGCCCAGCAGGAAATGTTGGCTTGCGTTAAAAAGCAAGAGGAGAGTCAGAAGGAATTCACTCAAAGCATGAACACAGTGACG GATGAACTTCTGCTGCTTGGTGAACGCAGACAAGACTTGCTGAACAAACTGAAGAAATGTCAAGCAGCGCTAGAGGCCAAGAGGGCCGAGTCCAGAAAACTAACGCAGAAATTCAAT ATACACGTCCAGATTCCAGACACAGAGGTGGAGTTTAGGGCTCGTAGTAAAGAGGAGAGTGACGACGACGAcagtcagccaatcagaggagtgTTCGGCATCAGTCAGAGACCCACTGTGCTCCTACAGGAAGGACAGGCACTCATCACCTTCGAAGAAGAGAAAG TGGCCTCTAAGATCCTGATGATTGCCAAGTGCTCCGTGCCTTGTGAGAACATCACTTTGGATGTGAAACCAAAAAGAATAACCATGGATCCTGCTGTTAAGTTTGAG ATCCACCTCGATGTGTCCAGAAAAGAGCTCAAGGTTTCCAACATCCCCACCTCCATGCCAGAAGAGAGAATGAAGGAGCGCCTGGAGATGAGTTTCTCCaggaagagcagaggaggaggagaggtggatggTGTGGAGTACGACAGGAACAATGGGACAGGACAGATCACCTTTCTCCACCCTGGAG ttgctgAGAGCCTGGCGCTGAGAGGGAGGTACCTTGTGGATCTGGATTCTGAAGTGAACGTGCAGGTTGGACCCATTTACAAACACCAGCTGTGCAAGTTTCAG ACCTTCTGTGGCTCTCCGAAGCGTACCATCCTCCTGGAGGACATCAAGGacatgggggaggaggatgacCTGCAGGACCACCTGGAGATCCACTTCCAGAAGCCCAGTAATTACGGCGGTGAGATAGAGAGCATCCAGTACAACTCCGGGGGAAAGGCGCTGCAGGCCTTTTTCTCTGAGGACCTGCCTCCCACAGCTGCAAGATGA
- the LOC130200261 gene encoding N-myc-interactor-like isoform X2, with the protein MEAEKAADVKAKLILEKLDEDEAKAEAQQEMLACVKKQEESQKEFTQSMNTVTDELLLLGERRQDLLNKLKKCQAALEAKRAESRKLTQKFNIHVQIPDTEVEFRARSKEESDDDDSQPIRGVFGISQRPTVLLQEGQALITFEEEKVASKILMIAKCSVPCENITLDVKPKRITMDPAVKFEIHLDVSRKELKVSNIPTSMPEERMKERLEMSFSRKSRGGGEVDGVEYDRNNGTGQITFLHPGVAESLALRGRYLVDLDSEVNVQVGPIYKHQLCKFQTFCGSPKRTILLEDIKDMGEEDDLQDHLEIHFQKPSNYGGEIESIQYNSGGKALQAFFSEDLPPTAAR; encoded by the exons ATGGAAG CAGAGAAAGCCGCTGATGTGAAAGCCAAGCTGATCTTGGAAAAACTGGACGAAGATGAAGCCAAGGCAGAGGCCCAGCAGGAAATGTTGGCTTGCGTTAAAAAGCAAGAGGAGAGTCAGAAGGAATTCACTCAAAGCATGAACACAGTGACG GATGAACTTCTGCTGCTTGGTGAACGCAGACAAGACTTGCTGAACAAACTGAAGAAATGTCAAGCAGCGCTAGAGGCCAAGAGGGCCGAGTCCAGAAAACTAACGCAGAAATTCAAT ATACACGTCCAGATTCCAGACACAGAGGTGGAGTTTAGGGCTCGTAGTAAAGAGGAGAGTGACGACGACGAcagtcagccaatcagaggagtgTTCGGCATCAGTCAGAGACCCACTGTGCTCCTACAGGAAGGACAGGCACTCATCACCTTCGAAGAAGAGAAAG TGGCCTCTAAGATCCTGATGATTGCCAAGTGCTCCGTGCCTTGTGAGAACATCACTTTGGATGTGAAACCAAAAAGAATAACCATGGATCCTGCTGTTAAGTTTGAG ATCCACCTCGATGTGTCCAGAAAAGAGCTCAAGGTTTCCAACATCCCCACCTCCATGCCAGAAGAGAGAATGAAGGAGCGCCTGGAGATGAGTTTCTCCaggaagagcagaggaggaggagaggtggatggTGTGGAGTACGACAGGAACAATGGGACAGGACAGATCACCTTTCTCCACCCTGGAG ttgctgAGAGCCTGGCGCTGAGAGGGAGGTACCTTGTGGATCTGGATTCTGAAGTGAACGTGCAGGTTGGACCCATTTACAAACACCAGCTGTGCAAGTTTCAG ACCTTCTGTGGCTCTCCGAAGCGTACCATCCTCCTGGAGGACATCAAGGacatgggggaggaggatgacCTGCAGGACCACCTGGAGATCCACTTCCAGAAGCCCAGTAATTACGGCGGTGAGATAGAGAGCATCCAGTACAACTCCGGGGGAAAGGCGCTGCAGGCCTTTTTCTCTGAGGACCTGCCTCCCACAGCTGCAAGATGA